One Rhodoferax ferrireducens T118 DNA segment encodes these proteins:
- a CDS encoding methyl-accepting chemotaxis protein: protein MALFTNMKVSTRLALGFGAIVLIGTAISIFGALKMRTLAGNLDEVANNRMVKTFQFAAYKDNLNIVASSVRNMVITQDNNLRNGEKKKIEESRAANAKLLAQLEQSTHSPQATEFLKIIKETGPRYYIGIDKVSELASRGADASAGSELMGDVQNLQNTLFKAVGDSMALQQTLAAKLANEAAAEAAASMTVLISLALLMLLIGTGVGWAITRNLSRSLGGEPAELCDAVSRVADGDLSARLQLRTGDTASVLAAVERMQTSLTRVVGTVRQGSESVASASAEIAQGNQDLSARTEQQASALEETAASMEELSATVKQNADNAKQANQLAQSASTVAIQGGHMVSQVVDTMKGINDASRKISDIISVIDGIAFQTNILALNAAVEAARAGEQGRGFAVVASEVRSLAGRSANAAKEIKSLINTSVERVEQGTAQVDQAGATMTEVVGSIRRVTDLMGEITAASVEQSQGVAQVGEAVTQMDQTTQQNAALVEEMAAAASSLQTQAQDLVGTVAVFKLSQDDVGGRAHNTTPQRTINTHPTPVDRTLESGAKTKIVPSPAPRSLAAPVTTAHKTPRAATANAGGDDWESF from the coding sequence ATGGCACTTTTTACCAACATGAAAGTTTCGACCCGGCTGGCACTCGGCTTTGGCGCGATCGTCCTGATCGGCACTGCCATTTCGATCTTTGGGGCGCTCAAAATGCGCACGCTGGCCGGCAATCTCGATGAGGTGGCCAATAACCGGATGGTCAAAACCTTCCAGTTTGCTGCCTACAAGGACAACCTCAACATCGTGGCAAGCTCCGTGCGCAACATGGTCATTACGCAGGACAACAATCTTCGTAACGGCGAGAAGAAGAAAATTGAAGAAAGTCGGGCCGCTAACGCCAAGCTCCTGGCACAACTGGAACAATCCACTCACTCACCTCAGGCCACTGAGTTCTTGAAAATCATCAAGGAGACGGGGCCTCGCTACTACATTGGTATCGATAAAGTCTCCGAGCTTGCCAGCCGCGGCGCGGACGCGAGCGCTGGCAGCGAGCTGATGGGCGACGTGCAAAACCTGCAAAACACCTTATTCAAGGCCGTCGGTGATTCGATGGCCCTGCAGCAAACCCTCGCCGCAAAACTGGCGAATGAGGCCGCAGCTGAGGCCGCAGCATCAATGACGGTATTGATCAGCCTTGCGTTGTTGATGCTCTTGATTGGCACGGGTGTGGGCTGGGCAATTACTCGTAATCTGTCACGCTCACTGGGCGGCGAGCCCGCCGAGCTGTGCGATGCCGTTAGCCGCGTTGCCGATGGCGATCTGAGCGCCCGACTGCAGTTGCGTACCGGCGACACAGCCAGTGTGCTGGCAGCGGTGGAACGCATGCAAACGTCGTTGACCCGCGTGGTGGGCACGGTGCGCCAAGGCTCCGAGAGCGTGGCCAGCGCCAGCGCCGAGATCGCGCAAGGCAACCAGGATCTCTCGGCCCGCACCGAGCAACAGGCCAGCGCGCTGGAAGAAACCGCCGCGTCCATGGAAGAGCTCAGCGCCACCGTCAAGCAAAACGCCGACAACGCCAAACAGGCCAACCAACTGGCGCAAAGTGCTTCCACCGTCGCGATCCAGGGCGGTCATATGGTGAGCCAGGTGGTGGATACCATGAAGGGTATCAATGACGCCTCGCGCAAAATCTCGGACATTATCAGCGTGATCGATGGCATCGCCTTCCAGACCAACATCCTGGCTCTGAACGCGGCGGTGGAAGCGGCGCGCGCGGGCGAGCAGGGGCGTGGTTTCGCTGTGGTAGCCAGTGAAGTGCGGTCCTTGGCGGGACGTTCGGCCAACGCCGCCAAGGAAATCAAGAGCCTGATCAATACCAGCGTCGAGCGGGTTGAGCAGGGCACTGCGCAGGTCGATCAGGCCGGCGCCACCATGACCGAAGTGGTCGGTTCAATCCGCCGCGTCACCGACCTCATGGGCGAGATCACGGCCGCCAGCGTCGAACAAAGCCAGGGCGTGGCGCAAGTCGGCGAGGCTGTAACGCAGATGGACCAGACGACGCAACAGAATGCTGCGCTGGTGGAAGAGATGGCGGCGGCCGCTTCGAGCCTGCAGACACAGGCACAGGATCTGGTCGGGACAGTCGCGGTGTTCAAGCTGTCGCAGGACGATGTCGGCGGCAGGGCGCACAACACGACGCCGCAACGGACGATCAACACCCACCCCACCCCGGTCGACAGAACACTGGAAAGTGGCGCCAAGACAAAAATCGTTCCCAGTCCTGCGCCGCGCTCGCTGGCAGCTCCCGTGACGACCGCGCACAAAACCCCGCGAGCCGCCACCGCCAATGCGGGTGGGGATGACTGGGAAAGCTTCTAA